TTCCGGGGGGGACGATGGAATTCCTTGCGCATGCACCTGGATGGGAAATTGGTTGTTTAGTTTCCCGTGCGGACGGCGGTTTCCATACAGATAGATGGCTTGAGTCACCGCTTTCCGGGCCTGATCTTTCGTTTTGAACCGCTGATCCAAGTTATACTCGCCTTTGAGTATCCCATTCATCCGCTCCGCCATCGCATTCTCTGCACAGTGATCCACCTCCGTCATGCTCATGGTCACCTCCCGTTTTAAAGCCATGGCCACGTATTCGTGGCAGCAATACTGACACCCTCGATCCGAGTGGTGAATCACTTTGCGGCCCTCAGGCAACTGCTTTAACGCCATCTCAAGGGCCTTCTGGCATCCGATTGACTCCAGACTGTCGCTACAGTGGTAACCCACGATATGCCGAGATACCTTGTCCGTTAGCAGCGCTAGAAATAGGAAACCCTCCTCCGTTCGTATGTATGTCAGGTCCACAACCCACACTTCATTGGGATGGCTATACTCCCCTCCTTTGATCACGTTGGTAAACACGGGCAACAAGTGATAGGACTGCGTCGTACGTGGGCTTTCAGAGCGTTTGCGCTTGAGAAGCAGGTGATGCTCTCGCAGGACCTCAAAAAACCGATCTCGCCCCAATTTTACTCCCGCATGGGTCAGACTTCCTTTCACCAATACCATCAGTTTGCGTACCCCCAAGCGTGGCTGCAGTTTCCTCTCTCCCTTCACCAATCCTACCACCAGATCTTCCTCCACCAGGCGACGCTTCCTGAACGCCCGCCGGGTGTAATAGTTCTGTCGGCTCATCCCCAGCTTGCGACACACCCCTCTCACCGTCACTCCCGCCAGTCCGCTGTCCTGCTCTAACGCTCCGTGGGCGGCTGCCCATCTGACTTTTT
This genomic interval from Verrucomicrobiales bacterium contains the following:
- a CDS encoding IS3 family transposase, with translation MSRQNYYTRRAFRKRRLVEEDLVVGLVKGERKLQPRLGVRKLMVLVKGSLTHAGVKLGRDRFFEVLREHHLLLKRKRSESPRTTQSYHLLPVFTNVIKGGEYSHPNEVWVVDLTYIRTEEGFLFLALLTDKVSRHIVGYHCSDSLESIGCQKALEMALKQLPEGRKVIHHSDRGCQYCCHEYVAMALKREVTMSMTEVDHCAENAMAERMNGILKGEYNLDQRFKTKDQARKAVTQAIYLYGNRRPHGKLNNQFPIQVHAQGIPSSPPEAGRPTTGAPCATTGAAS